Part of the Pseudomonas sp. Leaf58 genome is shown below.
ACCCGGCTCCACCACGACCTCGCTCCGTGCCTCCATATGCCCGCCACGCCACGCAGCCAGCAGCATTTTCACCGCGAACCACACCAGCAGCACCGAACCACCCAGCCACAGCGCCCAGCGCACGCTTTCGAACTGCAGCAGCACGGTCATCCCGGCCAGTGCAGCGATGGCATACAACAGGTCGCCCACGCAGGTACCCAGGCCCAGCCAGAAGCCCTGCAGAAAACCACGCTGCATGGCCAGGGTGATCATGGCGATATTGGCGATGCCGATATCCAGGCACAGGGACAGGCTGAGAAGGAAACCGTTGGAGAAAGGCATTGAAGGCTCGACTGCGGTTCAAGAGGGCGGCGTAGAGCCTGCCATGAGTGCGCAGCGGATGGGAAGTGCGGCGGATTCAGGCCATTGCCGCTATGCAATAGCCTGTAGGAGCGGGCTTGCCCGCGAACCCGCCACCGCCGTGGCTGGCACCGACTGCGCCGGTGTTCGCGGCTAAAGCCGCTCCTACAGGGGTTTGAATGAGCTTCAAGCGTTTGCGCAAGTGGGCTCAACCCTGCTGGCAACCTTCACCCATGGCCCGGTACTGGATGGTGTGCACCTGGCCCTGATGGTCCTCGTAGGTCATGGTCGCAGGCACCACTTCGCAGACGTTGGGGATGGTCGACAGGTGGATCACCCGCTTGATGTCCAAGTTCATGGAGTAGTCGTACTG
Proteins encoded:
- a CDS encoding LysE family translocator, which codes for MPFSNGFLLSLSLCLDIGIANIAMITLAMQRGFLQGFWLGLGTCVGDLLYAIAALAGMTVLLQFESVRWALWLGGSVLLVWFAVKMLLAAWRGGHMEARSEVVVEPGWREFLRGIFLAMSSPSAILWFAAVGGVLISRSGGGSLLDAGLFLGGFFAAGLVWCISLCGIASHGGRLLGDRLLTWSYLLSAAIFCYFAVYVIVSGYREFIVAGAG
- a CDS encoding DUF2790 domain-containing protein gives rise to the protein MKPLLILALVGMSSFALADEAKPVSNEPVAQQYDYSMNLDIKRVIHLSTIPNVCEVVPATMTYEDHQGQVHTIQYRAMGEGCQQG